A single Glycine soja cultivar W05 chromosome 14, ASM419377v2, whole genome shotgun sequence DNA region contains:
- the LOC114383569 gene encoding laccase-3-like, with protein MRTYHLPGKSWFSWFLLGLLSIIASLASAAENHYHEFVIQTVPVKRLCRTQNILTVNGQFPGPTVEARNGDSLAIKVVNAGPYNISIHWHGLRMLRNPWADGPSYVTQCPIQPGGSYTYRFTIQNQEGTLWWHAHTGFLRATVYGALIIYPKLGSPYPFSMPNREYPLLLAEWFDRDPMVLLRQTQFTGAPPNVSVAYTINGQPGDLYRCSSQETVRVPVDAGETILLRIINSALNQELFFAIANHRMTVVATDAAYTKPFTTNVLMIGPGQTINVLVTADQTPGRYYMAARAYQTAMNAAFDNTTTTAILEYKSASCSKKNGQLPRPILPVLPAFNDTATATAYTTGIRGLSKINVFTKVDVNLYFIVGLGLINCTNPNSPRCQGPNGTRFAASINNHSFVLPTTTSLMQAYYNGIPGVFTTDFPPVPPLQFNYTGNVPRGLWTPARGTKLFKLKYGSNVQIVLQDTSIVTTEDHPMHIHGFHFFVVGSGFGNFNPATDPARFNLVDPPVRNTIGTPPGGWVAIRFVADNPGIWFLHCHIDSHLNWGLATALLVENGVGPSQSVIPPPPDLPQC; from the exons ATGAGGACTTACCACCTCCCTGGAAAGTCATGGTTCTCTTGGTTCTTACTTGGCCTACTTTCTATCATTGCTTCCCTTGCTTCAGCTGCAGAGAATCATTACCATGAGTTTgtt ATCCAAACTGTGCCAGTGAAGAGGCTGTGCAGAACCCAAAACATACTCACAGTAAATGGGCAGTTTCCTGGCCCAACAGTGGAAGCAAGAAATGGAGATTCTCTTGCAATCAAAGTAGTAAATGCTGGACCATACAACATCTCCATCCACTG GCATGGATTAAGGATGTTGAGAAATCCATGGGCAGATGGGCCTAGTTATGTGACTCAGTGTCCCATTCAACCAGGGGGAAGTTACACATACCGCTTTACAATCCAAAACCAAGAGGGGACACTATGGTGGCATGCTCACACTGGCTTCCTAAGAGCCACTGTGTATGGAGCTCTCATCATTTATCCAAAATTGGGTTCTCCTTATCCTTTCTCTATGCCTAATAGAGAATATCCCCTCCTTCTAG CGGAATGGTTTGATAGGGATCCAATGGTTCTCTTAAGGCAGACACAATTTACAGGAGCACCTCCAAATGTATCTGTTGCATACACAATTAATGGTCAACCTGGAGATCTCTATAGATGTTCAAGTCAAG AAACTGTGCGAGTTCCGGTAGATGCTGGCGAGACAATTCTCTTGAGAATCATCAACAGTGCACTCAACCAAGAACTCTTCTTCGCAATTGCCAACCACAGGATGACTGTTGTTGCTACAGATGCTGCTTACACCAAGCCTTTCACCACCAATGTCCTCATGATTGGTCCTGGTCAGACAATCAATGTCCTGGTCACTGCTGATCAAACCCCCGGGCGATACTACATGGCAGCACGCGCATATCAAACTGCGATGAATGCTGCATTTGACAACACTACCACCACTGCAATCCTAGAATACAAATCAGCCAGCTGCAGCAAAAAAAATGGACAACTTCCTAGACCAATACTGCCAGTATTGCCGGCTTTCAATGATACTGCCACTGCAACAGCATACACAACTGGGATCAGAGGCCTTTCCAAAATCAATGTCTTCACAAAAGTTGATGTGAACCTATACTTCATTGTTGGGTTGGGGCTAATCAACTGCACAAATCCTAATAGTCCAAGGTGCCAAGGACCAAATGGAACCCGATTCGCGGCCAGCATAAACAATCATTCCTTTGTGCTCCCAACAACCACCTCCTTAATGCAAGCCTACTATAACGGTATCCCTGGTGTCTTCACCACAGATTTTCCTCCAGTTCCTCCTTTACAATTCAATTACACCGGCAATGTACCCCGGGGACTGTGGACTCCTGCCAGAGGAACTAAGCTcttcaagttgaagtatggttCCAATGTTCAAATTGTTCTGCAGGACACAAGCATAGTGACTACTGAGGATCACCCTATGCATATTCATGGATTCCACTTCTTTGTAGTTGGTTCCGGCTTTGGCAACTTCAACCCAGCAACAGATCCTGCAAGGTTTAACCTTGTAGACCCACCTGTGAGGAACACCATTGGAACACCACCAGGAGGATGGGTGGCCATTCGTTTTGTGGCTGATAATCCAG GAATTTGGTTCTTGCATTGTCACATAGACTCACATCTGAATTGGGGTCTGGCAACGGCACTTTTGGTAGAGAATGGAGTTGGTCCATCACAGTCAGTTATTCCTCCACCCCCGGATCTGCCTCAGTGTTAA